One genomic window of Pseudomonadales bacterium includes the following:
- a CDS encoding MBL fold metallo-hydrolase: MATLTFCGAVEGVTGSCYLLRTEKVQILLDCGLFQGRREEEQANLDPFSFDVNAIDAVVLSHAHLDHSGRLPLLVSQGLNCPIYMTWPTSDLIDVLLKDAASLQERDAEWENKRRQRAGKDKIEPLYRLGDVEETLNYCQGLHYRQRVNIAEGVDIRYLDAGHILGSAIVEVFLQENGKEKKLVFSGDLGNSHAALLQDPEKVESADVLLLESTYGDREHRSMENTLQEFEDVLEDASLNGGNILIPSFAVGRTQEIIFRLGELYQKGKLRHQVVYLDSPMAIAVTEIYHRYQDVYNNEDRAAMSSQGHQKSLHKFLPILRYSTTTEESIALNRIDRGAIFIAGSGMCNGGRIRHHLKHNLWRKQSHVIFVGFQAMGTPGRALVDGAKKYRIGGDDIAVNAKIHTLGGFSAHASQSQLISWAEGFKHSKPELYLVHGEEKAKHTLQIELAARGWKAEIPSLHQTITF, from the coding sequence ATGGCAACACTGACATTTTGCGGTGCAGTCGAGGGGGTTACAGGCTCCTGTTATTTGCTACGCACAGAAAAAGTTCAAATTTTGCTGGATTGCGGCCTGTTTCAGGGGCGGCGGGAAGAAGAGCAGGCAAATCTTGATCCCTTCTCTTTTGATGTTAATGCGATAGACGCAGTCGTTTTATCGCATGCCCATCTGGATCATTCAGGAAGGCTGCCATTACTTGTTTCTCAAGGGTTGAATTGCCCTATCTATATGACATGGCCAACCAGTGACCTTATTGACGTACTGTTAAAGGACGCCGCATCGTTACAGGAAAGGGATGCCGAGTGGGAAAACAAACGCCGTCAAAGGGCGGGTAAAGACAAAATAGAGCCGCTATATCGACTGGGAGATGTGGAAGAAACCCTGAATTACTGTCAGGGTCTGCACTACAGGCAGAGAGTCAATATAGCGGAGGGTGTGGATATCCGATATCTCGATGCCGGACATATTCTTGGATCTGCCATTGTTGAAGTATTTCTTCAGGAAAACGGCAAAGAAAAAAAACTGGTATTTTCCGGGGACTTAGGCAATTCACACGCAGCCTTGCTTCAGGACCCAGAAAAGGTTGAGAGTGCTGATGTGCTTTTGCTGGAATCCACTTATGGTGACCGTGAACACCGTTCCATGGAAAACACCTTGCAGGAGTTTGAAGACGTACTGGAAGATGCCTCTTTAAATGGGGGTAACATACTGATCCCCTCATTTGCGGTTGGGCGTACCCAGGAAATTATTTTCAGGCTCGGCGAGCTATATCAAAAGGGTAAACTGCGGCATCAGGTTGTTTATCTTGATAGCCCTATGGCAATCGCTGTCACTGAAATTTATCATCGCTACCAGGATGTTTATAACAACGAAGACAGGGCGGCAATGAGCAGTCAGGGGCACCAGAAAAGCCTCCACAAGTTCCTGCCAATTCTACGCTATTCAACGACGACCGAAGAATCCATTGCCCTGAACAGAATTGACCGTGGCGCAATTTTCATTGCAGGTAGCGGTATGTGTAATGGCGGCCGTATACGGCATCACCTGAAACACAACCTTTGGCGTAAACAGTCGCATGTGATTTTTGTGGGTTTTCAGGCAATGGGAACACCTGGAAGAGCGTTGGTTGATGGAGCAAAGAAATACCGGATTGGTGGCGATGATATAGCCGTTAACGCGAAAATTCATACCCTGGGAGGTTTCTCTGCACACGCCAGCCAGTCTCAGTTAATTAGCTGGGCTGAAGGCTTTAAACACAGCAAGCCGGAGCTGTATCTGGTCCACGGGGAAGAAAAAGCAAAGCACACTCTACAGATTGAGCTGGCAGCCAGAGGGTGGAAAGCTGAAATCCCGTCTCTTCATCAGACCATCACTTTTTAG